ttatattataacatatttttttatcatattatacattatatatattatataataatatatgtaagaAGTTTTAAAGGCTTATACCCATGTATAACTATGACCTGGCCGGAAATCGAGTTTCCACACTTCTAAGCCTCCCCTTAACACATGATAGTAAGACCAAATTCATAAATTTGGTAAATTTGTCGTTGTCTACTAAGAGGCAAAAAGTCATGCAGACAATCAAGCATTAAGAATAGAACAAATTTTGCTTCATTGACATGAGAATATGAGATCATGAAATAACTTTAATATAGCTAACATCAACTTATAATTTTGGTGTCTGTTTTTTTATGACGAAAATTTGCTTTGTAAATTGACAGGTGTATTCTTTAACTAGCTCTTTGCTAGTATGtgattatataattttgtttgtctTATAAAAAGGGCAAAAAGTAGAGATGCTTTTGGCAAAGGTTTTTTTCTTAAAcgacaacatatttttatgaaaaaagaaaacctTGAGCACATTTGATGCGCAAATAGAGttacaaattaatattacaGTTacattatctatttatttagaaaataaacatgaaactgttgtaaaactataaagaaaaaacaataaagaagacAAGAGAAAATAGAGAGAATAGAGAATTCTATTATTCATCTCATACAGAGGCTCATATTTATAATACAATACTGGCTTGTTCTCCAAGCAATAAATCTCATAATTTAGTACAATATCTCTCTAATTAATCTATTAAGAAATATGGACATCCATttcatatttatctataatactcCCCCTTGGATGTCCATTGACTAAAGAcattatgcctcgttaaaaccttactagataaaacccaatgggacaaaatTCTAGTGAAggaaaagagtacataattcttttaatacgcttggggatgttgcctcattaaaaaccttgacaggaaaacccagtgggacaaagccttgctcaagggaaaaagagtgcaacgcgtatcttctccccctcatgatcacatcacttAAAATACTTATCATTCCCAAACATATTCGATGTTTGACATATTAAGTGTCTAATAGACTAAATCTCTTTGCTTCAATTTCAGTTATTCAGTGACACTTTCAATTCAACCTTGTGATCATTATCTTGAAAGTCAAAGGGGGCATTACAGTATCATTTGACCTCATAAGCATGAACGTCATTTATCACTAAGATTTATAAACAAGACAAACTTTGTCTTTTATTTCACATTTAATTATTCAATCATCATTGAACACTTTCTCATAGTACATTAatattcaaatcatcaaaatacataaaatttatatcatattcATATCCGGATTTCTTTATAAGTTTCAAACATAATATTTTCTATTCTCGAGAACTTTTCACACGTGTTTCAAACATTCTAAATCATGAGACACGCTTCATTCATTTTTTCTCCCTCATGCAATCTCAATATCAAATTAGCTCTATTTTTATACTCTAGACGTGAATCAATACTTTCTCATTTTTGCcagacttttaatttagttgtttCCACCATATACTTCCTGCACTTTCAAGTGCTTGGACTCCAAGTCCCAAACTACTAGCGTCTTTTCATCTTGGCCAAATCATTCATATCATATCACTTTATGTGCATTCatactttcaagatcctcacaTTTTTCATACTCTTAGCGCTATCATATTCAATCAATCTCGAcgtcgtttttattttctattccATTTAAGTCTCTAGACATGTCACAACTcattgagatctcattatttcCAGGTACCCGGGGTTCTCAAAAACCTTCATGTCtagtttttcatcatcaatctcttttgGGGTCTTTCTACCTCGATTTTGACCATCTAAattttatgctccttttaatTTGAGGCTTTTATTTTGGAATCGACTTTTCTATCACTCATTATCAATCGGAGCATAAGCAGCTTTTTGGTCAGTTAACATTGCTGGCAATTACTAAATATTCTGAATGAATTATCCCACAAACTTTAAGCCTATATTCATTGGTGtgaggatctttgataattcattcttaGCTGCTTTCCACTTTCCCTAATGTTAGGAacatctccccctaatgttgggaaaactaaATCATGTCAATGAAAATTTAAGCCATAAACAAATATCTCAACGATGGCTTTATTTAATACGTACATCCCTTTCATGTTtcaactcatacccaaaacagTCATACTAATGTCTAGTGTAATTAGACCAtttcgaactgaatcaaagcatgagcctacacacttccaaggcacgtctattttcccaacattatttccaacataTTCTTCACAGTCTCATCTTTGTACATTCTGGTGGAGCAATTGCACATTCAAAACTCTTATGAGACATATGTAgtttctgaccataaaccaatttcaatggggaGGAACACTATTGGCATGATGCGGGTTCatattattgcatgttaaaTAACATGGCCCCAAATCATATTCATTTTGCTCTAAATAATCATTACCAAATCAATCATTATTGCCAATACAATATGGAACATGCTCTCAATCTTACAAGATGAGCAATTAATTACGCAAACTTCATGTTGCGACTTTAAtgacccatttagacgatgcatcgatttTAAACACTAAATGGTCTTTATGGACGATGTATAGGCCTACTTACATCTCCTTTGCATGTGTTCCATTAATTTAAGGAATTCAATCCTTATTGTACTTGGCATATACTTtgttataaagcaaataggcaCAATCCAATAATCAATTGAAGAACCTTTTTGTTCTTTTACATATTTCGCATCATCATTGACCCGAGATGGTCCAACCGGTCTTGCCAATTAATTAATCAACCAATCAATGTCTATAAACTTTCGTTTAGACTCACATGTACATTAGTACAAGATACATGTATtaccataaaaaaataaaatttctcaTGATAATAGCTCTTCAAGAGCTTTCACATAATTTAATATACACAAATATAACATTACAATTGACCAATAGTCATTTAGTATACAATTCAGTTTGCAAATAATTTATCATCGATCACCTATGAAGTCTGTCGccataaaaacatataatacaGGCAAGGGAAACTTTTGGCTAATTAGTCAACACAACCAATAGCCAAATACCAACTTATAAACTGTTTAAACAATTCCAACCAAAATAGCATGTTTAGTTATCAAGtctcatataaaaaaaaaccgtatatttatttattattttttttatcacataatATACAACAAAGTCTTAAAAGTTTCATCGATCATTTTGTAATCTCTTAGCAAAAgcactacaaataatatatcCCGAGAATCAAGCGATCTCTAACCAAATCGCAAATTCAAGATTCGAAAAGATCATGCAAAACAATATTTAATAGCCTTTTATAACCTTCTTATAAGCTAACAATAATATTAagtaatttatattaaaaaaaattattattatctatggATGATAACCTTTagaatatatgtgtataatttGGTTATAAAGCCAACAATATTTAAAGAGTTGTGACCCATCCATTTTACCAACTTTGGTTAAGAAACTAAGTTCTCAAACAAATGACATATAAAAATGTAACGCCGGTAAACTTCTAATACCAATTCTGTTCCTTTTAAATGCAACTTAGTTAGGCAATCACTGGACTAGATATACATAAACAACCTCCTTCATAAACAATCAAGGCAAGATACTTAGATACACGATTCACAAGCACAGGGcacttgaaaagaaaaagaaaaactaagcGGCTAACGTATATATAAGTGGTTGTGAAACTAGTACCTGTGAAACTTTTCATAAAGATAGTCAGGTAGATGTTATACTCAATATAAATGATACCTATATATAATCGGCAATTATACCTATATATAATCGGCAATTTTCGGAAAACGTTCGCTGGTCAAGTATTGCAAATAGTCACATCATGTTCgaaagttttcaaaacttttcAAAGATAGTACTAATAATCAAACTCGTAAAATTCTGTTTTGGTATTAAACCTTGTGAATTGAACATTAAGGCTTATTtcctttaataataaaaacgaACCAGCGACACTTAGCATAAACAATATATACAGGATTGATATTCAAATAGGTTGACCAAATATACCGCCGCAGAAGAAACAATACAAGCCTCGTAGCAAAAAGGAAACGAAGTACTCAAAACGAACTAAAAATTAACCAACACCTACTATACGTGTCTAAGGCCACGGCGTATATCCACTGTTCTCTTATGTTGTTTAAGTTCATTCTCATATAAAGAATCATGCACATACTTCttgattatgtatatattagatCAAGTCATACAACTATAACATCAACATCGAGTGTTAGCCATCTTTACAAAAACATTTGttatcataaaaattatgatcAAATCTATTAGTCTATATGCATATGTTTCGATCCATGTAACACAATAATCATGATTCATTGCAACTAAGTTttatagtataaattataataaaatcatgcatatatctataaatatttattcttaatttaaaagaaaataatttaccTCAATcaagtttaaaatcaaaaaacttCTATCGATTCAtggaataaataaatatatagaagatCGAGATCGTACGTACCTCAAAGCTTATTGGCCATAGCTTTACCCCAATGGTTATAGTTTCCGAAAACTTACCAAAATCAAATCTTGATCACGTCTTTGTCAGTTTGTCTCCATTACTTTTTAAGCTACCTGTATAACTCTAATAAAAATAACTGATCCACCAACCATCTTAAATCGTAAATACGAAACGAAAGAAACATGGATTACTAAATATTATCATTGGTACATGGCTGATATAATTAGATACACAAGTACTGAATTTAATATATTGCCTTTACTATTTAAATAAAGAATGTATGTAACAATTTCAATTAAtcgatttttctttttcttttttttttcaaaaccaattgtAAAATCAATACGGTTAAAGTATGGATGCAGAAAAAAAAAGTCCCAAAAGATTTAAAGCACCATAGATTAATAAATAATCAATCAAGTGTGAATCTAATGATCAAgatatattatcattatgagTGAAAGTTTTTACTACCGATCAAATTCATAACTCAGATCAAAAACATGGTCGGCtagaaagaaattttttttttattattaggtTAGAGACtcgtgctgataacgtgttGTAAAACTATAAAGAAGAAACAATAAAGAAGACAAGAGAAAATAGAGAGAATGGAGAATTCTATTATTCATCTCATACATAGGCTCATATTTATAATACAATACTGGCTTGTTCTCCAAGCAATAAATCTCATAATCTAGTACAATATCTCTCTAATTAATCTATTAAGGAATATGAACATCCATtccatatttatctataatagAAACAACGACAGCGAATCCAAGATAATTCTTGAGGCCGAACTATATATGGAAAAGgcaaaaaaaggtaaaaaaagaaattaaaaataaaaaaataaaaaataaatgaaaggcAAACCTACTATAAGTATTAGGAAGACTAGAGTGGTGCCCGCGTGTTGCAGCGGCGACGGTCTATAACGCTTTAGACACCGTCGGTTATAGCGTTcagtttactttcatgagatgcgcCAATGCATGATCTAaccatatatatcattctaaaaataagtcacggattaggtgcaaaaaaataatgaagtgcaaacactaaccatgaaaaataaccacttacaattgtaggGGAGGAGACCAaagcaattaaaaaaaataaatattcaaatattaaaatttaatataaatatacaaatgacataattggttcgtaatttcgtgaattatgaaaaggtaattattgtttaaacattttgtaatataatctatgataattaagatgttttttcttatccgtagcaataccttcagcaataattttagagttaatggagattttataacaatatgggttttaggtaattgtggggtttttattaagggtaatttcaGAATTTCAAGGATAAGGTGTGTGGTGTTAGTTTGCATGTAtaaggtatattaggtaatttaaaggtagaaagttaAATGGGGGATGtggtagtttatttatatagatagtatagattaaaaacGTTATTTTCAAATTATGTAAATTGTGATTATTACCGCTGGTAAAAACTGGTTAATGTTATGTTGTGTATTTTTATCTCTTCAATTTATCAATgtgctaattttttttaattgatagctttattattattcatatgataatataaaatataacaattgatagctttattattattcataattttgcTTCATTGACatgagaataaaaaatataataattgatagctttattattattcatatgataatataaaaaactgtcAAAAAATGATGTGAATAATAAAATTATGGtttattaatatatgatatTCATCAAATATGGCATGATTAAAAAACATaagtttattataaattataaaaatattttttataatatatatttaataagatAGGTtgctatataaatataattaaacaacatatAAGTGTGaacataatataattataaataaatataatataatatataatttataaatattattattattattatctatatacataataaaataatagttatccTGACTTTTTAAAGGCATCcacctcaaattaaaattatctttaaacatgccacataagatttatcctacgtggcaccttcatatttttttcacactaatagattttcattaaatgatataatataattatacatatattttaaatatgacatatagaaaaagcacatatatatataatttatatttatataaatcaaacatatatagaaAATCACGACTAATATtgcatgacattttttaacttttttattttaactataaacacttcataattGATGACTTATAatccatgatattttattaccttttttttttttttttcattttctatttactatGTACACTTcataattaaactatatatattacgttgACCACGTACACCCCAAATTACATAGtcctttataataatctatctatacatatattatatttcacagttttcttcgttattaatttatcataatcatgaagtatttttcaattagttttaatttataaagttattcttaataatctatctataaatatattatgtttcacagttttcttcgttgttaatttatcataatcatgaagtatttttcaattggtttttaatttataaaattattcttctgccgtataccaatctatatatatatattaaaacagtaaaaatccTAGCCTTTTAAACCCCTCTTTCAACCTAAAGCTAGCtttaaacattgccacataggattgtatcctacgtggcatctccgtacttttttttacaatatttatcttataacctaaatttattctcaaaccaatgtaatttattttattaaatataacataaattattaaatcaaaactatatacacaaaattaaaaaaaaaacctcaaaacccatattaagatataagaagacgtccaatatatctattaatttggcaacgatatttgacataaatgatattatttattaaaatatatacaactttgaagactatatcaaattttaaaatttatttaaaaatattattaggttatacacaaccaaacaattttgttgtttctccttcattctcttggccgaaaccttaaccaaaattggttaTTTTAGCCACAAAAAAAagtctattttataatgataataatagttattttgagttttacgaatgaatttcttgattgttggagataaaatactttatttcctaattgtgtttaggattatttttttcgtcactacataaggttttttctccatcttttcaacataactgaaaacaaaaactataatgattttctcttatttatcttattagttttttacttattcgtattgtatttatgtgtattttatatgactaaatttttgtcatgtttagtttttttactttgtatatattatttcgtttgatgaatatataaatatcatgctacattattgatttacgtttgatttgttgatgatatcaaaatatcttaggttaaatgttggtgtgtaatcactatagtaggtttagTGAATGTGATATCGACATGTCcgaaaagacaaaagatgaccagaGTAATCCAGGAATTAACTATTAActacaacataatcaatttcaacataataagcctatagaatagctatttattaatgcataaaataacctttttaactagccACGCATCGCGCGAGGTAAAAtatctagtgtatatatataatattatgtaaatcaaacatataaagTAGATAGATATTGttaacattaattaaattaaatactaaatacaCGATAttcttaaataatatttaacaatttttaatattaggcatgaaataaaattgaattgaattttaaaataactaaaaataagcAAAAGCTCTAACATATTGACAAGTAAGCAAAAATCTCACTTGTCATTTAAAAAATAGTGCCATGTAAGCTATTTCATAtcttctcttagttatataaagaggTACGTTAATTGTTTTATGTGGTGATAATTTAAACACtagtaatttttgaaaaaataattctgaagtttttaaatttaatgcactgtcaaaacaaaatttataattcaTACAAACGAatgcaaataaataaaactgaaGCTGTAAATAGTTTTAGATAGGacaaatttataaactttaggATTCTCAATGTTGGTGTTACCCACCCAACATTACTACGGAGCCTACACGCAGACTACCCTACATCCGACTATTATGGAAAGGATATACATTCTTCCAATATGAAGATCTGCAATTATCTCTAATGCAGTTGGTTACACGGAGGATAGCTACGAATTTCCTCAAAAGAAGGCAATAGGGGAAAACCCTAGTTGGAGGACAAGACACTTTTACCCTATAAAAAGGGACACAACATACGGTTCACGATCATTCTCTCTACACTCACAATACACATACTATACATAGttggcgtacaaaaggttctcatacaagggaatcgccaacataCAATCGCAAACCCCTCATCCTCTCCGTTCTAGGACCCCGGTTCGGTGTAGAAACACTCAAGCTTAAATTACACCTGATAGTTGTAGCTATTTTTTAGTCCCTGTATCTCTTTCATAATTTCTTCCATTCTGTATTTTTTTATCCTATAAAATTTTCATTACACAATGGTTAGTTTTACTATTTTACCTCTATTAAATATCGACAgttttgtttcaaaaattaaactaatttaGAAAGTAAGGGTAAAATTAAAGATGGATACCAAATTAGTGCGCAAATTTGTTTAGTGTAGAAGAAGTGCAGCAAAGGCGGCTTGGTAAGTTGTCAAGATTGGAAAATGGGCCAACACCACATTGGACTGGGCTTAATTtgaaagataatcaaaatatagaAAAGCTTCTATTAGGGCCATTGGGCCATAAATGAGGGTTGGGTTGTATGATGGAATGATGGATCTGTGCCTATGAATCTACGAGGGAAAAGCTTTGTGTGCTTTATAAACAACAAtcgaaattttaaaaaattattttagtgGTCTAATATCTCTTCCGGGACAATATTCATGTAGGCGCGTGATGCCTCTTTCTTTCCATGTCATTCCCAAACGTTCCCCTATATTTATGTAGGCGCCTATATATATTagatgcatattttttttttttcataccgTCCAACCAAACAGACTCTTTCTTTTGCCGTTAACTAGTATCCTAAAGTGAGTCATCATCTTAATTAACTATACATgcaacaattaattaagatgctCCTAATTAACCTAAAGTGAGTAGTCATCATCTTCCAATTGATCGATCGAATCTAAacttcttaaaataaaaagctaTTCTGGTTTTGAAGAGACGCATCCTGCTACCATGCACGTGCAATAGCCACGTGCCGCATCTGTAAGTAGGCAGAAGGTGACAAACATAATACAAACAAGAGAAGAAGGTAGGTGTGTCTGTGAACTGCGCTATAGGGTGTTAAggtttttcttaattaaaataGAAATCATTACATTTTTATACTTGACGACCAAGATTCCCCTCGTTTCTTCCACCTCTGCATGCCTTAAAAGACTACAAGCTAGAATAGTCTAACTTCTTCTCGATTCTCTTTTgcattattttatacatattgaTACGGacaacttaattaaaataagatgGGTGTACTGAAAATCTTGTGaattatcaatcaatatcaACTAGGGTAGCATATATATACTCCTTATAATctataaatctaataaaaatGAGAGAAAGAGAGTGTATGTTTGTTTGTTCTAATATTGGTGTACGTACGAAAATCTTGTGAATTATTAAACCAAATTGTTTTACacattttttctttatcatATTGTGTTCTAATATAACAATcatcttatattcttattcTAACAACCtttaaagtatataaattattagaattggacaaaaataaaaaatataacaaaattatattgACATGGATATACATTATAGTTGAGTAGTGACACACAAACTTTTTTTGTGacatacacaaacaaaaatatagtgagcacttaattatattattagtaGTACGTAATTGAATAAATTGCATTTCAATTCCCTccctatttttattattagtagCACGTAAAGAACATATATGTACGTACGTACAGTCACTCTCTCTTATCAAAAGCAAGAAACGTACGTACGTGAGTAAAAAGAGGTTGACATTATAACTTTGTTAGAAGTAGAGAATAGTCAAAGCAGACGAATGTTACTTTATGATACCCGTGGAGACATTTTTTTTTCGATTATATACAAAGTCTACAACACGCTTGCTGAAAGACGTACGTTTAGCTATGCGTGTGCATATAAACTAACATTTAACTTGTaggaacttttatttatttatatatttatttagctAAAGCTGGCATATGAATCAAGGAAATACAAAGTATCAtcatattatcttattattattttaattataagcGAGCTAGTatagttaattacttaattttgCCTATCAATATTATTTATACGTAACTAGCTAGTCCACAATATGATCGACCATGGTTTTTATAAGATCACCAAATTTACATATATCCGGAATATATACCAATGTGGCAATAGCTAAGTGATATCCCAAGACCCTCAATGAAAACTTGACCGGAGAGACTTAGGTTTGAATTCAAGAGAACGAAGGGTTTACCCCTAATCCAAGAGGAAACATATATAGCCAGCATAAGGATACATAccattgactatatatatatatatatatatatggcatcTGTTAATTTATAATAGATATATTTTCTTGATGCATGTATCGGAagaagtatataaataaaaggaaGAATTTGGTTAATTAAAGGGATGTAAAGGAAGAGGATCCAAagaacaagaaaataaaagtaagtTAAAGGGAAATGAAGaaagttttttctttatttgtttttaaatttttttacctttttctttaataaatttatCTTTAGTACGTGGTCAGAAGCAAGAATTAAGGAGGTGGAAAGGGAGATTCGATTGATTGGAACGTTTGAAACACAACGTTTTCTAGTATGTTTTTTAGCTAGATCACCCCCAATATCCCTTTCATCGAATCACCAAAGGATGTAAAATTACTTTTCCATAATACAtacatcattaattaatttttttgagATCATAACCTTAATCACAAAGATTTGATCATGATGATGATGCAGCATTCATGCTCTTTCtaatcttttcttctttttattcttaGATGTCACTTGCTTTTCCATGGGTAATCATTTTAATCTTGAATCTAGATATCAATGGTGTTACAATTATTACTAGAAtctaatttcaaaaataaacttattcagggattctaaaaataaaacactttaACCATATTTACATAAGCATTTCTTGTAGAAACCGGCCAGAAGATAGTAGAAATCCTCAAattaaccaaatttgtaaattGTGTAATACTCCAAAAAGAGGTGCTATATATACTGCaaataacatttatataacaaaatcaaGAGCTAGCTAGGGCCAATCCATTGTAATACAGGAACTATACGAACTTTGAACACACTAGCTAATTATTAATAGATGTCTCATGAGAAGCTAGCTAGCCATGATCACTAATAAATAACACCCCGGCCATCAATAAGACTAATTAATCTGAATCATTcagatatattttgaaacagaaaTCCGGCCCAGAATGATATGGTAAATAACTACTGGCCGGTTTTTGATTAGTAAGTAGTAGTAAAATAATTACTAATACTCAGTCTAGCTAGCAAACTttaaaaagtcataaaaaaGAGAGCAGCTAGCTAGCAAGGAGAAGGAGGCATAAGTTTCAAACCTAAATCATCATTTTCTAAAACCAACCTTGCCTTATGAGTAGTATTAGTAGTCCCATATTCAGGATGAAGTCTCTTTTTAGACAACATTAACGGAACACCAAATAGCTTTGCTCTTGTAGTAGCGATATTGTTGTTGGTGATCCTCATCGTTGTTGAATTATCATCATGAGACTCTAGCTGCTTACTTGCAGGAGTAGGGTACACAACAGTTGGACTGTTAAAGATAGATGATGTtggttgttgatgatgatgtggCTTGTGTTGTTGATGAACCATTAACGGCGGGGGAGGAGGTAAGATATTACTAGGATATTTTACTGGTTTCACATGGTTTTGTACAAAGTAAATAACATCATTGTAAAGCTTTCTCATGTGTGCAAGCTCAGACATCAACATGTTATTGCTTCGTCGTAGCCTTTCATTATCTTCTGATAAAGCCGTCACCGTATTACCCGGcctgatgttgttgttgttactaTTATTAATAACGACGTTCGGAAATATTCCGAATAAGCCGCCTTTTGTTGTGTTGGTAGTTGGTGAAGGAGAGATGAGTGGTGGCGAGTTATCATGGTCACCAAATAGATGATGAAGATCGTCATCGGAGTTTGGTGGTGAGATGCTGTCACGTACAAGTGtagatgttgatgatgatgagtatGAGAATAAACCATTTCCTACTCCGCCGGTGAAGTTGTGGTGGTTTGTCCCGACATGTGGTTGTGTTGTTTTCCGGCGGTGGATCTCACATAACAAATGTTTTTCGCCTTTTTTGAAGAACTCATTTGCAAATTCCCATCTATCCGGTACAATTttcctaaaaccctaaaatgtagagtatataacaaaatcaatatcagataaaaaaaaatatatgtaagtaaTTGGATAATATAGTACATACTTTCTATAAAAGATATACTTTCGTTAAAGCACGCTTaactataaacaaaaaaaaaaggaaacagTTACACACATAAGTGTTGAGTTGGCGGACAAAGGAGGAGAAGTTGTTGTGTTTGAAGTAATTCGGAAGGAGATCACGAGCAAAATCTGGTGGCCGCCACACGACGAAAGTGGTATCGTCGTCACCCCATGAGACTATATGATCAGTGGTTGGATCATCAACTAATTGGTAGGTTTTAGTAAGGAAAGGAGCAGGCATTGATTTATGAGAGTCTAATGATAAAAACATTCCT
The Erigeron canadensis isolate Cc75 chromosome 2, C_canadensis_v1, whole genome shotgun sequence DNA segment above includes these coding regions:
- the LOC122589942 gene encoding heat stress transcription factor B-4-like; this encodes MALMIDHNSCSEGMFLSLDSHKSMPAPFLTKTYQLVDDPTTDHIVSWGDDDTTFVVWRPPDFARDLLPNYFKHNNFSSFVRQLNTYGFRKIVPDRWEFANEFFKKGEKHLLCEIHRRKTTQPHVGTNHHNFTGGVGNGLFSYSSSSTSTLVRDSISPPNSDDDLHHLFGDHDNSPPLISPSPTTNTTKGGLFGIFPNVVINNSNNNNIRPGNTVTALSEDNERLRRSNNMLMSELAHMRKLYNDVIYFVQNHVKPVKYPSNILPPPPPLMVHQQHKPHHHQQPTSSIFNSPTVVYPTPASKQLESHDDNSTTMRITNNNIATTRAKLFGVPLMLSKKRLHPEYGTTNTTHKARLVLENDDLGLKLMPPSPC